The genomic interval CGCCGTGCTGGACGTGGAGGGCACCTTCGAGGGGCGGACGCCGTGACCGAGCTGCTGCCGATGGTCTTCACGTCGGGCTGGGCCAGCGGGGTCAACGCCTATGCGACCGTGCTGGTGCTGGGGCTGATCGGCCGGATCGGCGGCGTGGAGTCGATCCCCGAGGGCCTGCAGCGCACCGACGTGCTCGTGGCGGCCGCGGTCCTCTACGCGCTCGAGTTCGTCACCGACAAGATCCCCTACCTCGACTCGACGTGGGACGCGGTGCACACAGCGATCCGCCCCACGGTCGGCGCCGCGATCGCCCTCCTCGTCTCGGGCGACGCCGACTCCCTGGAGACGGCCGTCCTCACCGCGACCGGCGGGCTGACCGCGCTGGCCTCGCACCTGGTCAAGGGCGGCCTGCGGCTGGCGGTCAACACCTCCCCCGAGCCGGCCAGCAACATCGCGGTCAGCGTGGCAGAGGACGGCGCGGTCGCCGGGCTGGTGTCGCTGGTGGTCGTGGCGCCGTGGCTCGCCGCGACGATCGCGGCGGTGCTGCTCGTCGTCGGCGGCGGGCTGGTCGTCCTGCTCGCCAGCCGGATCCGCCGGGCCC from Actinomycetes bacterium carries:
- a CDS encoding DUF4126 domain-containing protein, with the translated sequence MVFTSGWASGVNAYATVLVLGLIGRIGGVESIPEGLQRTDVLVAAAVLYALEFVTDKIPYLDSTWDAVHTAIRPTVGAAIALLVSGDADSLETAVLTATGGLTALASHLVKGGLRLAVNTSPEPASNIAVSVAEDGAVAGLVSLVVVAPWLAATIAAVLLVVGGGLVVLLASRIRRALRRRRERRAARTTDPP